In Pleurodeles waltl isolate 20211129_DDA chromosome 5, aPleWal1.hap1.20221129, whole genome shotgun sequence, one genomic interval encodes:
- the LOC138296462 gene encoding myb-related transcription factor, partner of profilin-like: MDPRCHYRPQEDDSRPGSSQDDPYKSQDTYRKKRKCRFSAEEQEILVKEVTEHQHQLFITSKLPISRREAIWQQIVDKINSVAEVRRTVTDCKKRWHDCKRRTKEKMARNRKAALQTGGGSPAHQEALDHMEEMVAAVIPEEIVTGIQGQDSADYHETTHMQEED; this comes from the exons atggatcccagatgccactacagaccccaggaagatgacagcagaccaggatccagccaggacgatccatacaagagccaggacacttatagaaagaaaagaaagtgtcgcttcagtgcagaggagcaggaaattctggttaaagaggtgacggaacaccagcaccaactgtttatcacctcaaagttgccaatcagtaggagagaggccatatggcaacaaattgttgacaagattaacagtgtggctgaagtacgcagaacagtcaccgactgtaagaaacgctggcatgactgcaaacgcaggaccaaggaaaagatggccaggaacaggaaggcagcactgcagactggaggggggagtccagcacatcaggaggccctggaccacatggaggagatggtcgcagccgtcatccctgaggagatcgtcacagggattcaaggacaggacagcgcagactaccacgagacaacgcacatgcagg aggaagattga